The DNA sequence AAGCTGATGTTGCTATTACTAGAAGTTCAACAGATGTTGACGCTTTCTTCTTGGAACATGCAAAAAAACTTAAAGCACTTGTACGTGCAGGTGTTGGTGTAGATAATGTTGATATTCCTGGTTGTTCTAAACAAGGTATTATTGTAATGAACGTACCTACTGCTAATACAATTGCTGCAGTTGAACTTACAATGGCTCATATGCTTTCTTGTATGAGAATGTTCCCATACTCTCATGACCACCTTAAAAACCAACGTATCTGGAAGCGTGAAAAATGGTACGGATATGAATTAAAAGGGAAAAAACTTGGTGTAATCGGTTTTGGTAACATCGGTAGTCGTGTTGCTAAACGTGCAAAAGCATTCGAGATGGATATTGTGGCATATGATCCGTACATCCATCCGTCAAAAGTTACAGATCTTGATATGACATATACAAAGAACTTTGATGATATCTTAGCATGTGATGTAATTACAATTCACACACCGAAAAATAAAGAAACTATCGGTATTATCGATGAAGAAGAGATCGCAAAAATGAAAGACGGCGTAGTTTTAGTAAACTGTGCACGTGGTGATCTTTATAACGAAGATGCTTTATATAATGGTCTAAAATCTGGAAAAATCCGTTTTGCAGGTATTGATGTATTTGGTAAAGAACCGGCAACAGATAATAAACTACTTGATTTAGATAACATTGTAGTTTCACCTCACCTTGGTGCAAATACATATGAATCTCAATACAACATCGGTACTCAAGCTGCTGAAAACGCAATTGCAGCTGCTAAAGGTATGGCTTATCCACATGCACTGAACTTACCTATTGACGAGTCAAAAATTCCATCGTTTGTAAAACCTTTCTTAGAAATGGGGCAAAAAATCGGTTTCTTGGCATCTCAAATCAGCAAGGCGCAAATTATTTCTATCAAAGTGACAGGACAGGGTGAAATTGGAAACTATGTAGATTCTCTTTCAACTTTCGTAACTGTTGGTGCTATGAGCCAAAGCTCTGACAAAATCAATTATGTAAATGCTGACTTTATTGCAAAAGAAAAAGGTATTAAAATAGAATCTGACAACTTAGGTGATTCTAGCGTATATAAAAACCTTATCACTGCAAAACTTACAACTTCTGAAGGTACTACGACTATTAGTGCTACTATCTTTGACGACGGTGTTCAAAGAATGGTTGCTTTAGACGGTTTTGAGATTGAAGTACCTTTAAAAGGGAATATGATCATGTTTAAAAACTCTGATGTTCCTGGTGTAATTGGAAGTGTTGGTACTACTTTAGCAAACAACAATGTAAACATTGCTGACTTTTCTTTAGCGCGTAATGCCAATAAAGAAGCTTTAGCTGTTATATTAGTTGATGAAGCAGTAAGTGACAAAACATTAAAAGAGTTATCTGCACTAGATGCTTGTTTAAATGTAAGCCACGCTAGTATATAAATACTTTAACTTTTCTCTTTTATATGAGGCTCTTTGAGCCTCATCTTCTATTTACATTTAAAATCCATAATTATTGAAATTGATTGTTGAAAGTACGAAGATTTTGGCATGAACAAAATGTTCATACCTTAATTAGATAGCTTTTGTATTGTCCATAAGTACAGGAACGAAGATTATTGAAACGATAACCGCTACCACTGTTCCTGAAATCAGTGCGACACCAAGACCGCCAAATACAGGATCACTTGCAAGCAGTGAAGAACCTAAGATAATGGCAATAGCAGTTAATAAAATAGGTTTGAGCCTTGTTGCACTTGCAATCGCAATAGCACGTTTCTTCTCGATACCGTTATTTTTGATAAGCTCTTTTGTAAAGTCAACGAGAAGTAAAGAGTTTCTTGAACTAATACCGATAAGGGCAATGAAACCTATCAAACTTGTGGCTGTTAAGAAAAACACATCCTCAGTAAAGATATTAGCTACCCAATGCCCTAAAATAACACCTATAATAGATAGGAAGCTACCACCTAAGATAATACCGCTGATAGCGTATGATTTATAATAAATTACCATCAGTAAAAAGATAAGGATAAGTGCAGCAATAAAAGCAGCTCCTAGGTCTCTAAAAGTATCAAGAGTTACTTTCATTTCTCCATCCCAGCGAAGCAGGTATTCTTTACCTGTTTTTTTATCTACTAATGTTAAATCAAACATATATGTAGAGATACCAGGCTCTTTTTTAACTTCATAACCTTCTTGTGAGAAGTACTCGATCATTTTATCTCTGGCATCTAAAAGAGGATAGACTTGACTTTGATTGTCCGTCTCAGCTGTAACATTGATCATTGTCTTTAGATCTTTATGATAAATAGTTCTCTCAGACTTCATCTCTTTAATATTTACAACCTCTGTTAAAGGGATCATCATCCCTTTTGTATTCATAAGGTATAAAGAGCTT is a window from the Sulfurimonas sp. C5 genome containing:
- the serA gene encoding phosphoglycerate dehydrogenase; the protein is MQKHTIVVCDHIHTAGLEMLQNDENVNFIMAADEPKDKLVTEIIPQADVAITRSSTDVDAFFLEHAKKLKALVRAGVGVDNVDIPGCSKQGIIVMNVPTANTIAAVELTMAHMLSCMRMFPYSHDHLKNQRIWKREKWYGYELKGKKLGVIGFGNIGSRVAKRAKAFEMDIVAYDPYIHPSKVTDLDMTYTKNFDDILACDVITIHTPKNKETIGIIDEEEIAKMKDGVVLVNCARGDLYNEDALYNGLKSGKIRFAGIDVFGKEPATDNKLLDLDNIVVSPHLGANTYESQYNIGTQAAENAIAAAKGMAYPHALNLPIDESKIPSFVKPFLEMGQKIGFLASQISKAQIISIKVTGQGEIGNYVDSLSTFVTVGAMSQSSDKINYVNADFIAKEKGIKIESDNLGDSSVYKNLITAKLTTSEGTTTISATIFDDGVQRMVALDGFEIEVPLKGNMIMFKNSDVPGVIGSVGTTLANNNVNIADFSLARNANKEALAVILVDEAVSDKTLKELSALDACLNVSHASI